The following coding sequences lie in one Thalassoglobus polymorphus genomic window:
- a CDS encoding DUF4404 family protein codes for MEREQLKQTLSELHQELAESPDLVDTETKALIQQLATDIQLVCTSDSVEPGEKSEPVQIEKEGVLDQLLSLTDEFEESYPKLAEAIGRVATALSRIGI; via the coding sequence ATGGAACGCGAACAACTTAAACAGACTCTTTCGGAACTGCATCAAGAACTCGCTGAGTCTCCCGATCTGGTTGATACTGAAACGAAAGCCTTGATTCAACAGTTGGCGACAGACATTCAATTGGTCTGCACTTCAGATTCGGTCGAGCCTGGTGAGAAGAGCGAGCCCGTGCAGATTGAGAAGGAAGGCGTTCTTGATCAACTTCTGAGTCTGACGGATGAGTTCGAAGAATCATATCCGAAGCTCGCAGAGGCGATTGGACGCGTGGCAACTGCACTCAGCAGGATCGGAATCTGA
- a CDS encoding sigma-54 interaction domain-containing protein → MSIIFQSQCINELLDRTKRFAKSSAAILITGETGTGKELLARAIHEFSNRSMNPYLQVNCAALSEQLIESELFGHETGAFTGATMSRQGRLEVVENGTLFLDEIGELPIGTQAKLLRVLEEREYQRVGSNQNLKVNARIVAATNRLLDQEVRERRFREDLLHRINVLCLDIPPLRERRDDIPPLVTHFLKRFQSEGEFQVLRVSSSVMKQLCEHDWPGNVRELRNTVLKSCVLAQGPEITAVEFPTPTERDSFEDELPASFLKLPLEEIERRVILMRLSQNEGNKSAAAETLGVTSRTLRNKMDRYRKLGYVA, encoded by the coding sequence GTGTCGATCATTTTTCAGTCGCAGTGCATCAACGAGTTGTTAGACCGAACGAAACGATTCGCAAAGTCATCGGCAGCGATTTTAATTACAGGTGAAACTGGAACAGGCAAGGAATTGCTGGCGAGAGCGATTCATGAATTTAGCAACCGCAGCATGAATCCCTATTTGCAGGTCAACTGTGCCGCACTCTCAGAACAGTTGATTGAAAGCGAACTGTTCGGGCATGAAACAGGAGCGTTCACCGGGGCAACGATGTCTCGTCAGGGACGATTAGAGGTCGTTGAAAACGGGACGCTCTTTCTTGATGAAATCGGAGAGCTCCCAATCGGAACTCAAGCCAAACTGTTGCGAGTCCTCGAAGAGCGTGAGTATCAGCGAGTCGGGAGTAATCAAAATCTGAAGGTCAACGCTCGCATTGTGGCTGCCACGAATCGCTTGCTGGATCAAGAAGTCCGAGAGCGACGATTCCGTGAAGATCTGCTGCATCGGATTAACGTCTTATGCCTCGATATTCCGCCGCTTCGAGAACGTCGAGATGACATTCCTCCACTCGTGACACATTTTCTGAAACGATTTCAGTCTGAAGGGGAGTTTCAGGTTCTTCGTGTCTCCTCATCGGTCATGAAGCAACTTTGCGAGCATGACTGGCCGGGCAATGTCCGTGAGTTAAGGAATACGGTTCTGAAAAGTTGCGTGTTGGCTCAAGGGCCAGAGATTACTGCCGTTGAGTTCCCCACGCCGACAGAACGGGATTCGTTTGAAGACGAACTCCCAGCCAGTTTTTTGAAGCTTCCACTCGAAGAGATTGAGCGACGTGTGATTCTCATGCGATTGTCCCAGAATGAGGGGAACAAATCCGCAGCTGCCGAAACTTTGGGAGTTACCTCGCGAACGCTTCGCAATAAAATGGACCGTTATCGGAAGCTAGGGTATGTTGCCTAG
- a CDS encoding tetratricopeptide repeat protein → MSTQQKLNYAALKVGESKGVQRSKNYEQGSYEQGNYEQSKTAESNEADSLGQPASGQPVLKRNGQRFARSTPVLLDEAEQAIQDARYEHAEDLLSEICKTQGARVDGRTFLKLAVCQETLGLYQEAVENYQTAISRTQSQPVLTAARLGRARIWSKSGKALSARNDLLRTLLTHQDVRSVAVEARLVHQIGLVSAAIALKSDAGLSSLSDDDLTIPAEEIAAEKFVNEILVTSRASNLPSSSDELVRNVLRLDSSSDSILLEVQSPGITVRDFLVQISAASGINCIIEEECLERLSQRNIATNFQGLPLSVIFDSVLFPLECCWVEQGNEIHVHSLENGDENVDLEQAERILRFAMTSAPEHSLAPISMTALAALKARQGDRTVALRGLQRTLEQFPDTSHAGEIWLNIGKCHLQKNGKEALAGFYKAADLGAGGDTDAIANLYIGRIHLRNACPTKAVSPLRIAQDLTVDDRLQMEILLSLAAAYQMSGQFSESEEVLTRCLQNRHSFEKRNEITIISSLIESGDLSPKMRTRRESVELISALSNLDFNSTFGEYWWFLSCREYHELGFNEEAQRLFQSQQSQHLGLPIEQQLRTLLFSGSSVESLASEEKCRRSIGAANDSLDMISSLPPNISLEELLELYKAVVSNPESSGKVKQYLLQKIGHVYQSQGQHDMAIQCYTGTLESVLSGNEP, encoded by the coding sequence ACGGCTGAATCGAACGAGGCTGATTCCTTGGGACAGCCAGCATCCGGTCAGCCAGTTCTCAAACGGAATGGTCAAAGATTTGCGCGTTCCACGCCGGTTCTACTGGACGAAGCGGAGCAGGCAATTCAAGATGCTCGCTATGAACATGCCGAGGACCTTCTCTCAGAAATTTGTAAGACACAAGGCGCCCGCGTGGACGGTCGGACTTTCCTCAAGCTCGCGGTTTGCCAGGAAACACTCGGGCTGTATCAAGAGGCTGTTGAGAATTATCAAACAGCCATCAGCCGCACTCAATCTCAGCCAGTCCTCACCGCTGCACGTCTTGGGCGGGCGCGTATCTGGTCAAAAAGTGGAAAAGCTCTCTCTGCACGAAACGACCTCCTTCGTACTCTGCTGACTCATCAAGACGTTCGCTCGGTTGCCGTCGAAGCAAGACTCGTGCATCAGATTGGGTTGGTCTCCGCAGCAATCGCACTCAAGTCTGATGCGGGATTGTCGTCTCTTTCAGATGATGATCTGACCATTCCTGCAGAAGAGATCGCTGCCGAAAAGTTCGTCAACGAAATTCTCGTGACCTCTCGTGCAAGTAATCTCCCGTCTTCGTCTGATGAACTCGTGCGAAACGTTTTGAGATTGGACAGTTCCTCCGACTCGATCCTTCTGGAAGTGCAATCCCCCGGGATCACCGTGCGAGATTTTCTTGTTCAAATTTCCGCAGCATCAGGAATCAATTGCATCATTGAAGAAGAATGTCTGGAGCGGCTGTCTCAGCGAAACATCGCCACGAATTTTCAAGGCCTGCCGCTTTCAGTGATTTTCGATTCAGTTCTATTTCCTCTGGAATGCTGCTGGGTAGAACAGGGAAATGAGATTCATGTTCACTCTCTGGAAAATGGAGATGAGAATGTCGATTTGGAACAAGCTGAGCGGATTCTGCGATTTGCAATGACCTCAGCACCGGAACATTCATTGGCCCCAATTAGTATGACTGCCCTTGCTGCTTTGAAGGCTCGGCAAGGCGATCGTACTGTCGCCTTGCGGGGGCTCCAACGGACATTAGAACAATTTCCTGATACATCGCATGCCGGAGAAATTTGGCTCAACATCGGTAAGTGTCATTTACAGAAAAATGGTAAAGAGGCCTTGGCTGGATTTTACAAAGCTGCAGATCTCGGTGCGGGAGGCGATACCGATGCGATTGCAAATCTTTACATCGGGCGTATTCATTTACGAAACGCCTGCCCGACGAAAGCGGTCTCACCACTTCGTATCGCACAGGATTTGACGGTCGATGATCGATTGCAAATGGAAATTCTTCTGTCGTTGGCCGCTGCGTATCAGATGTCAGGGCAATTTTCTGAGAGTGAGGAAGTTCTCACACGATGTCTACAGAACCGGCACTCTTTCGAAAAGCGAAATGAAATTACGATCATCTCATCCCTGATCGAATCAGGGGACTTAAGTCCAAAGATGAGAACTCGGCGGGAGAGTGTCGAGTTGATCTCAGCACTGAGCAATCTTGATTTCAACTCGACGTTTGGCGAATACTGGTGGTTCTTAAGTTGCCGAGAATATCATGAACTTGGATTCAATGAAGAAGCTCAGCGATTGTTTCAATCTCAGCAATCGCAGCATCTTGGACTTCCGATCGAGCAACAGCTTCGAACTCTCTTGTTCTCTGGTTCGAGCGTTGAGAGTTTGGCTTCTGAAGAGAAGTGTCGTCGATCAATTGGGGCGGCTAACGACTCGCTTGACATGATTTCAAGTCTTCCACCGAACATTTCGCTTGAAGAACTGCTCGAATTGTACAAAGCAGTGGTCAGCAATCCGGAGTCATCTGGGAAAGTGAAACAGTATCTGCTTCAAAAGATTGGTCATGTCTATCAGTCACAGGGGCAACACGACATGGCGATTCAGTGCTATACAGGGACTCTCGAATCAGTCCTGAGCGGGAATGAACCGTGA
- a CDS encoding sodium:calcium antiporter — MSTEISSESTPQENSDNEPSRTGLLVCIAICIAFAAFWWISSTTEATWAILGFLMFEVAVISIVIWQACDPFADAAQWVGQKLQIPGSVRGATLDAIASSMPELFSGIFFVILAIQAVSGGGDAKAIEAAGAEGYGSTIATCAGSAVYNMILIPAFCALVIAYTRRERPTIDVEDEVISRDGVWFVACEMLLILFLFQNTMHWWMGIIFLIAYAVYIYQLYHDALVFRKKMAATKSYLTKSPQAPEIGQVIEALHAQGMNVSRAMVIQAQEEIRLHISREELEEEETPDEAGVFFGYLSIPLNKLSTPLILLTATLVSAVACYFLVEVTIETSKELAVPAFFVAVILAAAASSVPDTFLAIAAARRGDDSGAVSNAFGSNIFDICVCLSIPLLVNSYLTGWQPVTLLQDGKPIAGLVGLRILLVALTVATLAIMWHNRQLTLKKAIILCGLYAIFIAYAVLGSLGILF, encoded by the coding sequence ATGTCCACTGAAATCTCATCGGAATCGACTCCTCAAGAGAACAGCGATAACGAACCTAGCCGGACAGGTCTTCTGGTCTGCATCGCCATCTGCATCGCCTTCGCTGCCTTTTGGTGGATCTCATCGACAACGGAAGCCACCTGGGCAATACTCGGGTTTCTAATGTTCGAAGTTGCTGTCATTTCCATTGTGATCTGGCAAGCTTGCGACCCCTTTGCCGATGCAGCTCAATGGGTGGGGCAAAAGTTACAAATCCCCGGTTCGGTACGTGGGGCGACGCTCGATGCAATTGCCAGTTCGATGCCGGAACTCTTTAGCGGGATTTTCTTTGTAATCTTGGCGATTCAGGCAGTCAGCGGTGGCGGAGATGCCAAAGCCATAGAAGCTGCCGGAGCAGAGGGTTACGGATCGACGATCGCGACATGTGCTGGGAGTGCGGTGTACAACATGATCCTGATCCCGGCGTTCTGCGCGTTGGTGATCGCCTACACTCGCAGAGAACGTCCGACGATTGATGTCGAAGATGAAGTCATCTCACGTGATGGCGTTTGGTTTGTCGCCTGTGAAATGCTTCTTATTCTGTTTTTGTTTCAGAACACGATGCATTGGTGGATGGGAATCATTTTCCTCATTGCTTATGCCGTATATATCTATCAGCTCTACCACGACGCACTTGTCTTTCGAAAGAAGATGGCAGCCACAAAATCTTATTTAACCAAATCACCACAGGCCCCCGAGATCGGACAAGTCATCGAAGCGTTACATGCTCAGGGAATGAATGTCTCCAGAGCGATGGTCATTCAAGCTCAGGAAGAAATTCGGTTGCACATAAGCCGTGAGGAACTTGAAGAAGAAGAGACTCCTGATGAAGCTGGAGTCTTCTTTGGCTATCTTTCGATCCCACTCAATAAACTTTCGACGCCCCTGATCCTGCTGACAGCAACTCTGGTCTCTGCCGTGGCCTGTTATTTTCTGGTTGAAGTCACCATCGAAACTTCGAAAGAACTTGCAGTCCCGGCGTTTTTCGTTGCAGTGATTCTAGCAGCTGCCGCATCCTCCGTCCCTGACACTTTTCTTGCAATTGCAGCGGCCCGCCGTGGTGATGACTCTGGCGCCGTTTCTAACGCCTTTGGCTCGAACATCTTCGACATCTGCGTCTGTCTATCGATTCCACTTCTCGTTAACAGTTACCTTACAGGGTGGCAGCCTGTAACTTTGTTGCAAGATGGCAAACCGATCGCCGGCCTTGTCGGTTTACGAATTCTCCTCGTTGCTCTGACAGTAGCAACACTGGCAATCATGTGGCATAACCGCCAGTTAACATTAAAGAAAGCAATTATCCTGTGCGGACTTTACGCCATCTTCATTGCTTACGCCGTACTAGGATCGCTTGGAATTTTATTCTAG
- a CDS encoding SGNH/GDSL hydrolase family protein produces the protein MTLPLSRRRFLAATSLFAVAPYSLSFGQDKGKKIVWHDVRDWGVEGKGWNDTAKFFDRLPARAEGKVRTPVWNLSRHSAGMSVRFTTDATSIHVDYKVTSSSLSMPHMPATGVSGFDLYAQDEQGDWKWISVVKPTKQAAQVNLISGLIPGKRNYMIYLPLYNGTEYLKVGVPEGNVFEPIEPRQEKPILFYGTSITHGACASRPGMPHPSILGRRLNLPILNLGFSGNGKMEPEVGEFLAELDPAVYVLDCLPNMVGQEVASRAENMVKQLRVARPETPIVMVEDRTYASAPFLQSQQDRHSGSRKAYRAAYESLLASGAKSLYYIDGNTLLGEDRDDTTDGSHPSDLGFFRHAEAMEPVLRKALKM, from the coding sequence ATGACATTGCCTCTTTCTCGTCGAAGATTTCTCGCAGCGACAAGCTTGTTTGCAGTTGCTCCGTACTCACTAAGTTTCGGGCAGGATAAGGGAAAGAAGATTGTCTGGCACGATGTGCGAGATTGGGGAGTTGAAGGGAAAGGCTGGAACGACACAGCGAAGTTTTTCGATCGTCTGCCTGCCCGAGCGGAAGGGAAGGTTCGTACTCCAGTCTGGAACTTGAGTCGACACTCTGCCGGGATGTCCGTGCGATTCACGACGGATGCGACATCGATCCATGTTGACTACAAAGTGACATCATCGAGTCTGTCGATGCCTCACATGCCAGCGACCGGTGTGAGTGGTTTTGATCTGTATGCTCAAGATGAGCAAGGAGATTGGAAATGGATTTCTGTGGTAAAACCTACCAAGCAGGCTGCTCAGGTGAATTTGATTTCCGGCCTCATTCCAGGCAAGCGAAATTACATGATCTATCTTCCGCTTTATAATGGGACCGAGTATCTGAAAGTCGGAGTTCCAGAGGGAAATGTGTTCGAGCCAATTGAACCTCGGCAAGAGAAACCAATTCTGTTCTATGGGACTTCAATTACTCATGGAGCGTGTGCATCTCGGCCAGGAATGCCGCATCCATCGATCCTCGGACGTCGACTGAATCTCCCGATTCTCAATTTGGGATTCTCCGGGAATGGAAAGATGGAACCAGAAGTTGGAGAGTTCTTGGCAGAGCTCGATCCAGCTGTCTATGTTCTCGATTGTTTGCCAAACATGGTAGGGCAAGAAGTCGCATCCCGCGCCGAAAACATGGTCAAGCAACTTCGCGTGGCTCGTCCCGAGACTCCAATTGTAATGGTTGAAGACCGCACGTATGCGAGCGCACCTTTCTTGCAATCTCAGCAGGATCGCCACTCCGGAAGTCGCAAAGCTTATCGGGCTGCGTATGAGTCTTTACTCGCAAGCGGAGCAAAATCGCTTTACTACATCGATGGGAATACCCTACTTGGAGAAGATCGCGACGACACGACTGACGGATCGCATCCCTCTGATTTGGGGTTCTTTCGACATGCCGAAGCGATGGAACCAGTGCTTCGCAAAGCACTCAAAATGTAA
- a CDS encoding tellurite resistance TerB family protein yields the protein MGLFDSLFGGMDGGGRLSPQEAFAGILMGATACDGHLADDEVHGLCVALTRMKLYERMNEKQFNQMLNKLYGVIKKKGVEFLIDGCVEQLPSGLEKTAFANACDIVLADGVIEDDEKEFIEKLRKKLNLEGPVAKVIAEIMVVKNRG from the coding sequence ATGGGACTTTTTGACTCGCTCTTCGGCGGCATGGATGGAGGCGGACGACTTTCTCCTCAGGAAGCCTTCGCGGGAATTCTGATGGGTGCGACAGCTTGCGACGGACACCTCGCGGACGATGAAGTCCACGGCTTATGCGTCGCGCTCACCCGAATGAAACTGTACGAACGAATGAACGAGAAGCAGTTCAACCAAATGTTGAACAAGCTCTACGGAGTTATCAAAAAGAAAGGTGTCGAGTTCTTAATTGATGGATGCGTGGAGCAACTTCCAAGCGGCCTTGAAAAGACAGCGTTTGCGAATGCTTGTGACATTGTCCTGGCAGATGGAGTCATCGAGGATGACGAAAAAGAATTCATCGAGAAACTGCGAAAGAAATTGAATCTCGAAGGTCCGGTCGCCAAGGTGATTGCCGAAATTATGGTTGTCAAAAACCGGGGATAG
- a CDS encoding tellurite resistance TerB family protein — MSLFDDVLGDSDAFSEKSFGPQEGFAGILISASACDGHTSDEEVRGVMKILGRMKLYSRLSDSNFGSMMDRLLGVLKKGGPEKLIQKSIPAIPPELRETAFVNACDIVLADGVVENDEKEFIDQMMRQLEIEGNRAKTIIKVMVYKNKG, encoded by the coding sequence ATGTCTTTATTTGATGACGTCCTCGGTGATTCAGATGCTTTCTCAGAAAAATCGTTTGGTCCCCAGGAAGGATTTGCAGGGATACTGATTTCTGCATCTGCTTGTGACGGACATACTTCGGACGAGGAAGTCCGAGGAGTAATGAAAATTCTGGGTCGCATGAAACTTTACTCTCGCCTGTCTGATTCCAACTTCGGCAGTATGATGGATCGACTACTTGGTGTGCTCAAGAAAGGTGGGCCGGAGAAGCTGATTCAGAAATCAATTCCCGCCATCCCTCCGGAACTTCGAGAAACAGCTTTCGTCAACGCATGCGATATTGTCCTCGCTGACGGTGTCGTGGAAAACGACGAAAAAGAGTTTATCGACCAGATGATGCGCCAGCTCGAAATTGAAGGCAACCGCGCAAAAACCATCATTAAAGTCATGGTCTATAAGAACAAAGGCTAA